CTAAGTATTTCTACTTTACTTCTTATAAGTACCGAAATAATTTCCTCTAGAGTAAATGCTCCATTTGGAATACGTATTTCACCATTCTTATCACCATCAATTACTTTAATGTTGAAATTATCCTTTAAAATCTGTTTCGCCAACAAGTGATTAGATGGTACGATGCTTATGTATTTCCCCTCTGTTTCAATTAAGTCCTCAGCAGAAATCTCTTGTAACATACGTCCTTTATGAATAAATCCATATTTTGTAGCTAACAATTGTAATTCACTGAGAATATGGCTAGATATTAAAACAGCTACATCATTTTCTTTAGCAAGTTTAATTAATATTTCCCGTATTTGTGAAATACCTACTGCATCAAGTCCATTAATTGGTTCATCCAATACCAAAAATTCTGGATTATTGATTAGAGCTATAGCCAATCCTAATCTTTGACGCATACCAAGAGAAAATTCGCCAACTTTTTTGTTTTCAATATCCTCCAGAGACACTATATGTAATACTTCATTGATTGTCTTTTTATCTGTAATATTCATAATACGACAATAAAATTCTAGATTATCCCTTGCACTTAATTCTGAGTAAAGTGCAGGTATCTCTATTAAATACCCAATTTTTTTCCTTTCTTGATTCATTAAATCTATATCTGTTTGTCCAAACAAAGATATACTTCCCCTAGTGGGTCTTACAAGATTACCAATAATCTTCATCAAAGTTGTTTTTCCCGCTCCATTTTCTCCTATCAAACCATAAATCTCACCTTGATGAATTGTCATATTAACTTCCTTGAGAACAGATATATTTCCATAGTTTTTACTAAGATTTATTGCTTGAAAAATATCATTATACACTTTATTCCCCCCTTGACTTGTATAACTCTAGCACATATAGAAGCTAATTTAATATCCAATGTTAAAATTAGAGGTTTTATTGTCTTTTTCCAATCTTTTGCGTTATAAAAATATGTTATAATATTAGTATGTTACTCTGGAGAGGATAATAAGATGATACATATAGCTATTTGTGATGATAACATATCTGATACTGAACATATTGAAAAACAACTTAGACAACTTGAATCTTGTTTATCTATCAATATTGATATACAGATTTTCTACTCTGGAGAAAGTTTTTGCAAGTCAATTAATAAAAGCTGCCCTTTTGATATCGTATTAATGGATATAGAGATGGATGGAATAGATGGGATAGTAGCTGGTGAAAAACTACGTGCTGATGATGAAAATGATAGGGTATTGTTAATTTACATTTCCAGCCATGAAAATTATTATCGCAGATTATTTGATGTACAGCCCTTTAGTTTTATGCAAAAACCAATTGACGCTAATGAATTTTATGATAAATTAAATAAAGCTATTGAAAAAATTATTAAACGACGTAAAAATGGAAAATCTAATATTTTGCCTATATCCCAAAAAGGAAAAGAGATACTGATTCCTATGAATAATATATTATATCTTGAAAGTAAAGTTAGGTTAATACACTTATTTACAACAGATGGTATGATAATATATTATGGAACTTTAAGTAAAGAAGAAAAAAAGCTAACTCAATACGAATTTGTTAGAACCCATCAATCATACATCGTTAATCTACAATATATAAAAATAGTTACAAGTAATAACCTTACCCTTATCAATGATATGCTGATTCCCATTAGCAGTAATCGTAAAAATCTAGTAAAAGAACGTTACATGGAATATAGGAGGAATTTATTTTGAACAATTATATGATAGAAAATTTAGCTTATATCGGTACCTTTCCGTTTATCGCTGCTATGGCTTATTATTTTTTCAGCAATTGTTTTGGATGTGGTATTAATAAAAAATCCTATATCGTTATAGTTCATTTCCTATATTGTTTAT
The window above is part of the Vallitalea guaymasensis genome. Proteins encoded here:
- a CDS encoding LytR/AlgR family response regulator transcription factor, with the protein product MIHIAICDDNISDTEHIEKQLRQLESCLSINIDIQIFYSGESFCKSINKSCPFDIVLMDIEMDGIDGIVAGEKLRADDENDRVLLIYISSHENYYRRLFDVQPFSFMQKPIDANEFYDKLNKAIEKIIKRRKNGKSNILPISQKGKEILIPMNNILYLESKVRLIHLFTTDGMIIYYGTLSKEEKKLTQYEFVRTHQSYIVNLQYIKIVTSNNLTLINDMLIPISSNRKNLVKERYMEYRRNLF
- a CDS encoding ABC transporter ATP-binding protein, whose amino-acid sequence is MYNDIFQAINLSKNYGNISVLKEVNMTIHQGEIYGLIGENGAGKTTLMKIIGNLVRPTRGSISLFGQTDIDLMNQERKKIGYLIEIPALYSELSARDNLEFYCRIMNITDKKTINEVLHIVSLEDIENKKVGEFSLGMRQRLGLAIALINNPEFLVLDEPINGLDAVGISQIREILIKLAKENDVAVLISSHILSELQLLATKYGFIHKGRMLQEISAEDLIETEGKYISIVPSNHLLAKQILKDNFNIKVIDGDKNGEIRIPNGAFTLEEIISVLIRSKVEILSVSTHYTTLEDYFLNLIEGDN